In a genomic window of Pseudomonas mohnii:
- a CDS encoding ABC transporter ATP-binding protein, with amino-acid sequence MSLTLEHVSRTVEGQTWIDDACLSFEPGSFNVLLGRTLSGKTSLMRLMAGLDKPDTGRILMNGVDVTQRPVRLRNVSMVYQQFINYPTMTVFENIASPLRQARVSNEQIQSKVLETARMLRIEKFLQRYPLELSGGQQQRTAMARALVKDAELILFDEPLVNLDYKLREELRQEMRELFKARHTIAIYATTEPNEALALGGTTTILHEGRVIQSGKSSAVYHQPQTVLAAELFSEPPINLMPGRIAGNEVSFANFVHFPLNVDLRPVGEGEFRFGVRPSHISLVPSNDDDLELAVTVEVAEISGSETFLHVRNEHFLLVLHLPGVHEYDVDAPIRIYIPTHKLFVFDTQGRLVQAPGRRVARVA; translated from the coding sequence ATGTCATTAACCCTGGAGCATGTCAGCCGTACCGTCGAGGGCCAGACCTGGATCGACGATGCGTGCCTGAGTTTCGAACCCGGTTCCTTCAACGTTTTGCTGGGTCGCACGCTGTCCGGCAAAACCAGTCTCATGCGCTTGATGGCCGGGCTGGACAAGCCTGACACCGGGCGCATCCTGATGAATGGCGTGGATGTCACCCAACGCCCGGTGCGCCTGCGCAATGTGTCGATGGTGTATCAGCAGTTCATCAACTACCCGACCATGACGGTGTTCGAGAACATCGCTTCGCCGTTGCGTCAGGCCCGCGTGTCCAATGAGCAGATCCAGAGCAAGGTGCTGGAAACCGCCAGAATGCTGCGTATCGAGAAGTTTCTGCAGCGTTATCCGCTGGAGCTCTCCGGGGGCCAGCAACAGCGGACGGCCATGGCCCGGGCGCTGGTCAAGGACGCCGAACTGATTCTGTTCGATGAGCCGCTGGTCAACCTCGACTACAAACTGCGCGAGGAACTGCGCCAGGAAATGCGCGAGCTGTTCAAGGCCCGCCACACCATCGCGATCTACGCCACCACCGAACCCAACGAAGCGCTGGCCCTCGGCGGCACTACGACCATTCTTCATGAGGGTCGGGTGATCCAGAGCGGCAAATCTTCCGCGGTCTATCACCAGCCGCAGACCGTGCTGGCGGCCGAGCTGTTTTCCGAACCGCCGATCAACCTGATGCCGGGGCGCATCGCCGGTAATGAAGTGAGTTTCGCCAATTTCGTGCATTTCCCGCTGAACGTCGATTTGCGGCCGGTGGGCGAGGGCGAGTTTCGCTTCGGCGTGCGGCCCAGCCATATCTCGCTGGTGCCGAGCAACGACGACGACCTGGAATTGGCAGTGACCGTCGAAGTCGCGGAAATCAGCGGCTCGGAAACCTTCCTGCACGTGCGCAACGAGCATTTCCTGCTGGTGCTGCACTTGCCCGGTGTCCACGAATACGACGTCGATGCGCCGATCCGCATCTACATCCCGACCCATAAACTGTTTGTGTTCGATACGCAGGGGCGGCTGGTCCAGGCGCCGGGCCGGCGTGTCGCGAGGGTTGCCTGA
- a CDS encoding ABC transporter ATP-binding protein → MAEIRLQNLAHSYTKTPGGPEDYAIREMDHIWEQGGAYALLGPSGCGKSTLLNIISGLLSPSQGHVLFDGKAVNDLTPEKRNIAQVFQFPVVYDTMTVFDNLAFPLRNQGMAEAKIHTKVQEIAEVLDLQNLLSKKARNLTADEKQKVSMGRGLVRDDVSAILFDEPLTVIDPHLKWKLRRKLKQIHEQFNITMVYVTHDQLEASTFADKIAVMYGGQIVQFGTPRELFERPSHTFVGYFIGSPGMNLIEVQPQPGGVGFASTHLPLSAAMQRRIAETEWKTLKVGIRPEFVHVWEEPFDDAMRAHVVHVEDLGTYKIMTLNLDGAPLKVRLAEDKPVPEGTAYISFPGQWLMVYADEFLLEPHAVNEAMANEEAQP, encoded by the coding sequence ATGGCCGAAATCCGTTTGCAGAACCTCGCCCACAGCTACACCAAAACCCCGGGCGGACCCGAGGATTACGCGATCCGCGAGATGGACCACATCTGGGAGCAGGGCGGTGCCTATGCCTTGCTCGGCCCGTCGGGGTGCGGCAAGTCGACCTTGCTCAACATCATTTCCGGGTTGCTCAGCCCGTCCCAGGGCCATGTGTTGTTCGATGGCAAAGCGGTCAATGACCTGACCCCGGAGAAGCGCAACATCGCTCAGGTTTTCCAGTTTCCGGTGGTCTACGACACCATGACGGTGTTCGACAACCTGGCTTTCCCGCTGCGCAATCAGGGCATGGCCGAGGCGAAGATTCACACCAAAGTGCAGGAAATCGCTGAAGTCCTCGACCTGCAGAACCTGCTGAGCAAAAAAGCACGCAACCTCACCGCCGACGAAAAGCAGAAAGTCTCCATGGGCCGTGGGCTGGTGCGTGATGACGTGTCGGCGATTCTCTTCGATGAACCGCTGACCGTGATCGACCCGCACCTGAAGTGGAAGCTGCGGCGCAAGCTCAAGCAGATCCACGAGCAGTTCAACATCACCATGGTCTATGTCACCCACGATCAACTGGAAGCCTCGACCTTTGCCGACAAGATCGCGGTGATGTACGGCGGGCAGATCGTGCAGTTCGGCACGCCACGGGAATTGTTCGAGCGCCCGAGCCACACCTTTGTCGGTTACTTCATCGGCAGCCCGGGGATGAACCTGATCGAGGTGCAGCCGCAACCGGGCGGCGTCGGTTTCGCTTCGACCCATTTGCCCTTGTCCGCCGCCATGCAGCGACGCATCGCCGAGACCGAATGGAAAACCCTGAAAGTCGGAATCCGACCCGAGTTCGTCCATGTGTGGGAAGAGCCATTCGATGACGCGATGCGGGCTCATGTCGTACACGTCGAAGACCTCGGCACCTACAAGATCATGACCCTGAACCTCGATGGCGCGCCGCTGAAAGTACGCCTGGCCGAAGACAAACCGGTGCCTGAAGGCACGGCGTACATCAGTTTTCCGGGGCAGTGGCTGATGGTCTACGCCGACGAATTCCTGCTGGAGCCCCATGCCGTCAACGAAGCAATGGCCAATGAAGAGGCGCAGCCATGA
- a CDS encoding carbohydrate ABC transporter permease, with product MNKVQNNKAWWLVLPVFLLVAFSAVIPMMTVVNYSVQDIFDQSSRYFVGADWYRQVLLDPRLHDSLLRQFIYSACVLLIEIPLGIAIALTMPTKGRWSSLVLIILAIPLLIPWNVVGTIWQIFGRADIGLLGSSLNAMGISYNYAANTMDAWVTVLVMDVWHWTSLVALLCFSGLRAIPDVYYQAARIDRASAWAVFRHIQLPKLKSVLLIAVMLRFMDSFMIYTEPFVLTGGGPGNATTFLSQTLTQMAVGQFDLGPAAAFSLVYFLIILLVSWLFYTAMTHSDANR from the coding sequence ATGAACAAGGTGCAGAACAACAAGGCCTGGTGGCTGGTGCTCCCGGTGTTCCTGCTGGTGGCGTTCAGTGCGGTGATCCCGATGATGACCGTGGTCAACTACTCGGTGCAGGACATATTCGACCAGTCCAGCCGCTACTTCGTCGGTGCCGACTGGTACAGGCAAGTGCTGCTCGATCCGCGCCTGCATGACTCGCTGCTGCGCCAGTTCATCTACTCGGCCTGTGTGTTGCTGATTGAAATTCCCCTGGGCATTGCCATCGCCCTGACCATGCCGACCAAGGGCCGCTGGTCGTCGCTGGTGCTGATTATTCTGGCGATCCCGTTGCTGATTCCGTGGAACGTGGTGGGCACCATCTGGCAGATCTTCGGCCGCGCGGACATCGGTCTGCTGGGTTCGAGCCTTAATGCCATGGGCATCAGCTACAACTATGCGGCGAACACCATGGACGCCTGGGTCACCGTGTTGGTGATGGACGTCTGGCACTGGACGTCGCTGGTGGCGCTGTTGTGTTTCTCCGGTCTGCGGGCGATTCCGGACGTGTATTACCAGGCGGCGCGGATCGATCGGGCTTCGGCCTGGGCGGTGTTCCGACACATTCAGTTGCCCAAGCTCAAGAGCGTGCTGCTGATCGCGGTGATGCTGCGTTTCATGGACAGTTTCATGATCTACACCGAACCGTTCGTGCTCACGGGCGGCGGGCCGGGTAATGCCACGACCTTCCTCAGTCAGACATTGACCCAGATGGCCGTAGGGCAATTCGACCTGGGCCCTGCCGCGGCGTTTTCGCTGGTGTATTTCCTGATCATCCTGTTGGTGTCGTGGCTGTTTTATACCGCCATGACGCACTCTGACGCCAACCGCTGA
- a CDS encoding carbohydrate ABC transporter permease, translating to MSKRKLIPLLLYILFLLVPIYWLLNMSFKSNTEILGGLTLFPADFTLHNYKVIFTDPSWYTGYLNSLYYVSLNTVISLSVALPAAYAFSRYRFLGDKHLFFWLLTNRMAPPAVFLLPFFQLYSSIGLFDTHIAVALAHCLFNVPLAVWILEGFMSGVPKEIDETAYIDGYSFPKFFVKIFIPLIGSGIGVTAFFCFMFSWVELLLARTLTSVNAKPIAAVMTRTVSASGIDWGVLAAAGVLTILPGMLVIWFVRNHVAKGFALGRV from the coding sequence ATGAGCAAGAGAAAGCTGATTCCGTTGCTGCTCTACATCCTGTTCCTGCTGGTGCCGATCTACTGGTTGCTGAACATGTCCTTCAAGAGCAACACCGAAATCCTCGGCGGCCTGACGCTGTTTCCCGCGGATTTCACCCTGCATAACTACAAAGTGATCTTCACCGATCCGAGCTGGTACACCGGTTACCTCAACTCGCTGTACTACGTGAGCCTGAACACGGTGATCTCCCTGAGCGTGGCGCTGCCGGCGGCCTATGCGTTCTCGCGTTACCGTTTCCTCGGTGACAAGCACCTGTTCTTCTGGCTGCTGACCAACCGGATGGCACCACCGGCGGTGTTCCTGTTGCCGTTCTTCCAGCTGTATTCGTCGATCGGGCTGTTCGACACCCACATCGCCGTGGCCCTGGCGCACTGCCTGTTCAACGTGCCACTGGCGGTGTGGATTCTCGAGGGGTTCATGTCCGGAGTGCCCAAGGAAATCGACGAAACCGCCTACATCGATGGCTACAGTTTCCCCAAGTTCTTCGTGAAGATTTTCATCCCGCTGATCGGCTCCGGCATCGGTGTCACGGCGTTTTTCTGCTTCATGTTTTCCTGGGTCGAACTGCTGCTGGCGCGCACCCTGACGTCGGTGAACGCCAAACCGATCGCGGCGGTGATGACCCGCACGGTCTCGGCGTCAGGCATCGACTGGGGCGTGCTGGCGGCGGCGGGGGTGTTGACCATTTTGCCGGGCATGCTGGTGATCTGGTTTGTTCGCAACCACGTGGCCAAGGGCTTTGCCCTGGGCCGGGTATGA
- a CDS encoding DUF2160 domain-containing protein, with product MEWMSWTIPTAAFFVVIGLILVGMTTWELRSPSILRRGFLPIATTRGDRLFIGLLGSAYLHLLVIGVTDWSIWVAFASSLVWLLAVMRWG from the coding sequence ATGGAATGGATGAGTTGGACGATTCCCACCGCAGCGTTCTTCGTCGTCATTGGCCTGATTCTGGTGGGCATGACGACCTGGGAATTGCGTTCGCCGAGCATTCTTCGGCGTGGTTTTCTGCCGATTGCCACCACCCGTGGCGACCGGCTGTTTATCGGTCTTCTCGGTAGCGCCTACCTGCATCTGCTGGTCATCGGCGTAACCGACTGGAGCATCTGGGTCGCCTTCGCGTCGTCCCTGGTGTGGCTGTTGGCTGTGATGCGGTGGGGCTAG
- a CDS encoding extracellular solute-binding protein: MFDKNNKLRHSISLAAMLALSGLSAAAWADAYEDAAKKWIGSEFKPSTLTADQQLEELKWFIKAAEPFRGMDIKVVSETLTTHEYESKVLAKAFTEITGIKVTHDLLQEGDVVEKLQTVMQSDKSIYDGWVNDSDLIGTHFRYGKTEAITDLMANEGKNFTSPTLDLKDFIGTSFTTAPDGKLYQLPDQQFANLYWFRADWFERPDLKAKFKEKYGYELGVPVNWSAYEDIAKFFSEDVKEIDGKRVYGHMDYGKKDPSLGWRFTDAWFSMAGGGDKGLPNGLPVDEWGIRVEDCHPVGSSVTRGGDTNGPAAVFATQKYVDWMKAYAPPEAAGMTFSESGPVPSQGNIAQQIFWYTAFTADMTKPGLPVVNADGTPKWRMAPSPRGPYWEEGMKLGYQDVGSWTFMKSTPEKQKLAAWLYAQFVTSKTVSLKKTIVGLTPIRESDINSQAMTDLAPKLGGLVEFYRSPARVQWTPTGTNVPDYPRLAQLWWSHIAEAASGEKTPQQALDGLAKDQDAIMSRLERSKAQTTCAPKMNPERDAQYWFDQPGAPKPKLANEKPKGETVSYNELLKSWADARK; encoded by the coding sequence ATGTTCGACAAAAACAATAAGCTGCGACATAGCATTTCATTGGCAGCCATGCTGGCACTCAGCGGTTTGAGCGCCGCGGCCTGGGCCGATGCCTATGAAGACGCTGCGAAGAAATGGATTGGCAGCGAGTTCAAACCGTCCACCCTGACGGCTGATCAGCAGCTCGAGGAATTGAAGTGGTTTATCAAGGCCGCCGAACCGTTTCGCGGGATGGACATCAAGGTCGTCTCCGAAACCCTGACCACCCACGAATATGAATCCAAGGTGCTGGCCAAGGCCTTCACCGAGATCACCGGGATCAAGGTGACCCACGACCTGCTGCAAGAAGGCGATGTGGTGGAAAAACTGCAGACCGTGATGCAGTCGGACAAAAGCATTTATGACGGCTGGGTGAACGACTCGGACCTGATCGGTACGCACTTCCGTTACGGCAAGACTGAAGCCATCACCGACCTGATGGCCAATGAAGGCAAGAACTTCACTTCGCCGACTCTGGACCTCAAGGACTTCATTGGTACTTCTTTCACAACGGCTCCGGACGGCAAGCTCTATCAACTGCCCGATCAGCAGTTTGCCAACCTGTACTGGTTCCGCGCCGACTGGTTCGAGCGCCCGGACCTCAAGGCCAAGTTCAAGGAGAAATACGGCTACGAGCTGGGCGTACCGGTGAACTGGTCGGCCTATGAAGACATCGCCAAGTTCTTCAGCGAAGACGTCAAGGAGATCGACGGCAAGCGTGTCTACGGGCACATGGACTACGGCAAGAAAGACCCGTCCCTGGGCTGGCGTTTCACCGATGCCTGGTTCTCCATGGCCGGTGGCGGCGACAAGGGCTTGCCCAACGGTTTACCGGTGGACGAGTGGGGCATTCGCGTCGAGGATTGCCATCCGGTGGGCTCCAGCGTGACCCGCGGTGGCGACACCAACGGCCCGGCGGCGGTCTTCGCCACCCAGAAATACGTCGACTGGATGAAGGCCTACGCTCCACCGGAAGCGGCGGGCATGACCTTCTCCGAATCCGGCCCCGTGCCTTCCCAGGGCAACATCGCCCAGCAGATCTTCTGGTACACCGCGTTCACGGCCGACATGACCAAGCCGGGTCTGCCGGTGGTGAATGCCGACGGCACGCCGAAATGGCGCATGGCACCGTCGCCGCGCGGCCCGTACTGGGAGGAGGGCATGAAGCTGGGGTATCAGGACGTGGGTTCCTGGACGTTCATGAAGTCCACGCCGGAGAAGCAAAAACTCGCCGCCTGGCTCTATGCGCAGTTCGTGACGTCGAAAACCGTGTCACTGAAGAAAACCATCGTCGGCCTGACGCCAATCCGCGAGTCGGACATCAACTCGCAAGCCATGACCGACCTGGCGCCGAAGCTCGGTGGCCTGGTCGAGTTCTACCGCAGCCCGGCCCGCGTGCAATGGACGCCGACCGGGACCAACGTGCCTGATTATCCTCGCCTCGCGCAGTTGTGGTGGAGCCACATCGCCGAAGCGGCCAGCGGCGAGAAAACTCCGCAGCAGGCACTGGACGGTCTGGCCAAGGATCAGGACGCGATCATGTCCCGCCTGGAACGTTCGAAAGCGCAAACCACCTGCGCGCCGAAGATGAACCCGGAACGCGACGCGCAATACTGGTTCGACCAACCGGGCGCACCGAAACCGAAACTGGCCAACGAGAAGCCTAAAGGGGAGACCGTGAGCTACAACGAACTGCTGAAATCGTGGGCGGATGCGCGTAAATAA
- the nuoN gene encoding NADH-quinone oxidoreductase subunit NuoN produces the protein MEFTTQHFIALAPLLITSATIIVAMLAIAWRRNHSQTFLISVAGLNLALLSILPALKVAPLAVTPLLQIDTFACLYMALILVATLACVTLAHAYLGEGGSGYPGNREELYLLILMAAAGGLVLVSAQHLAGLFIGLELLSVPVYGLVAYAFFNKRSLEAGIKYMVLSAAGSAFLLFGMALLYADSGSLSFVGIGQALAATGLPSSLAQLGLGMMLIGLAFKLSLVPFHLWTPDVYEGAPAPVAAFLATASKVAVFAVMVRLFQISPAASSGVLSNVLTIIAIASILFGNLLALTQSNLKRLLGYSSIAHFGYLLIALVASKGMAVEAIGVYLVTYVITSLGAFGVITLMSSPYKGRDADALYEYRGLFWRRPYLTAVLTVMMLSLAGIPLTAGFIGKFYIIATGVESHQWWLVGSLVLGSAIGVFYYLRVMVTLYLIEPNLRRHDAQLHWEQKAGGVMLLAIAVLAFFLGLYPQPLLSLVQQSGLAG, from the coding sequence ATGGAATTCACGACTCAACACTTTATCGCGCTTGCGCCGTTGTTGATCACCAGCGCCACGATCATCGTGGCGATGCTGGCGATCGCCTGGCGCCGCAACCACTCGCAGACCTTCCTGATTTCCGTGGCGGGTCTGAACCTGGCGCTGCTGTCGATCCTGCCAGCCCTGAAAGTCGCGCCCCTGGCCGTGACGCCATTGCTGCAAATCGACACCTTTGCCTGCCTGTACATGGCGCTGATCCTGGTCGCCACCCTCGCCTGCGTCACCCTCGCCCACGCCTACCTCGGCGAGGGCGGTTCGGGTTACCCGGGCAACCGTGAAGAACTGTACCTGCTGATCCTGATGGCCGCCGCCGGTGGCCTGGTTCTGGTCAGCGCGCAGCACCTGGCCGGGTTGTTCATCGGTCTGGAGCTGCTGTCGGTACCGGTCTACGGTCTGGTGGCCTACGCCTTCTTCAACAAGCGTTCGCTGGAAGCCGGCATCAAGTACATGGTGCTGTCGGCAGCCGGTTCCGCGTTCCTGTTGTTCGGTATGGCCCTGCTCTACGCTGACTCCGGCTCCCTGAGCTTCGTCGGTATCGGTCAGGCGCTGGCGGCTACCGGTCTGCCAAGTTCGCTGGCGCAACTGGGCCTGGGCATGATGCTGATCGGCCTGGCGTTCAAGCTGTCGCTGGTACCGTTCCACCTGTGGACCCCGGACGTTTACGAAGGTGCTCCAGCGCCGGTCGCGGCGTTCCTGGCAACCGCTTCCAAGGTCGCCGTGTTCGCCGTGATGGTGCGTCTGTTCCAGATCTCGCCAGCGGCAAGCAGCGGTGTGCTGAGCAACGTACTGACCATCATCGCCATCGCGTCGATCCTGTTCGGTAACCTGCTGGCCCTGACCCAGAGCAACCTCAAGCGTCTGCTGGGTTACTCGTCCATCGCCCACTTCGGTTACCTGCTGATCGCCCTGGTGGCGAGCAAAGGCATGGCCGTGGAAGCTATCGGCGTGTACCTGGTCACCTACGTGATCACCAGCCTCGGCGCCTTCGGCGTGATCACCCTGATGTCCTCGCCGTACAAAGGCCGTGACGCGGACGCCCTGTACGAATACCGCGGCCTGTTCTGGCGCCGTCCGTACCTGACTGCCGTACTGACCGTGATGATGTTGTCCCTGGCTGGTATCCCGCTGACCGCGGGCTTCATCGGCAAGTTCTACATCATCGCCACCGGTGTCGAATCCCATCAGTGGTGGCTGGTCGGCTCGCTGGTACTGGGCAGCGCCATCGGCGTGTTCTACTACCTGCGTGTGATGGTCACCCTGTACCTGATCGAACCGAACCTGCGTCGCCACGATGCACAACTGCACTGGGAACAGAAAGCAGGCGGCGTGATGCTGCTGGCCATCGCGGTACTGGCATTCTTCCTCGGCCTGTACCCACAACCGCTGCTGAGCCTGGTTCAGCAATCGGGCCTGGCGGGTTGA
- the nuoM gene encoding NADH-quinone oxidoreductase subunit M, which yields MILPWLILIPFIGGLLCWMGERFGATLPRWIALLTMTLELALGLWLWAHGDYSFAPAPGADPTWSLEFKHVWIQRFGINVHLALDGLSLLMILLTGLLGVLSVLCSWKEIQRHVGFFHLNLMWILGGVVGVFLALDLFMFFFFWEMMLVPMYFLIALWGHSSSDGKKTRIYAATKFFIFTQASGLIMLVAILGLVLVNFNNTGVMTFNYADLLKTKMSMTTEYVLMLGFFIAFAVKLPVVPFHSWLPDAHAQAPTAGSVDLAGILLKTAAYGLLRFALPLFPNASAEFAPIAMTLGLIGIFYGAFLAFAQTDIKRLIAFSSVSHMGFVLIGIYSGSQLALQGAVIQMLAHGLSAAALFILSGQLYERTHTRDMREMGGLWSKIAYLPAISLFFAAASLGLPGTGNFVGEFLILIGTFASAPWVTVIATSGLVFGSVYSLIMIHRAYFGPSKSDAVLQGMDARELIMVVGLAALLVYIGVYPQPFLDTSAATMHGVQQWLGTAFTQLASAR from the coding sequence ATGATTCTGCCTTGGCTAATCCTGATCCCCTTCATCGGCGGCCTGCTGTGCTGGATGGGTGAGCGCTTCGGCGCCACCCTCCCCCGCTGGATTGCGCTGTTGACCATGACCCTGGAACTCGCTCTCGGCCTCTGGCTGTGGGCCCACGGTGATTATTCATTTGCCCCGGCGCCTGGCGCCGATCCGACCTGGTCGCTTGAGTTCAAGCACGTCTGGATCCAGCGCTTCGGCATCAACGTGCACCTGGCCCTCGACGGCCTGTCGCTGTTGATGATCCTGCTGACCGGCCTGCTGGGTGTCCTCTCGGTACTCTGCTCGTGGAAAGAGATCCAGCGCCACGTCGGCTTCTTCCACCTGAACCTGATGTGGATCCTGGGCGGTGTCGTCGGCGTGTTCCTGGCCCTCGATCTGTTCATGTTCTTCTTCTTCTGGGAAATGATGCTGGTGCCGATGTACTTCCTCATCGCGCTCTGGGGTCACAGTTCTTCGGACGGCAAGAAAACCCGGATCTACGCGGCGACCAAGTTCTTCATCTTCACTCAGGCTTCCGGCCTGATCATGCTGGTGGCGATCCTGGGTCTGGTACTGGTCAACTTCAACAACACCGGCGTGATGACCTTCAACTACGCCGACCTGTTGAAAACCAAGATGTCGATGACCACCGAGTACGTCCTGATGCTCGGCTTCTTCATCGCCTTCGCGGTCAAGCTGCCAGTCGTACCGTTCCACTCCTGGCTGCCTGACGCTCACGCCCAGGCGCCGACCGCAGGTTCCGTGGACCTGGCCGGTATCTTGCTGAAAACCGCTGCCTACGGCCTGCTGCGTTTCGCCCTGCCGCTGTTCCCGAATGCGTCGGCCGAGTTCGCGCCGATCGCCATGACCCTGGGTCTGATCGGGATCTTCTACGGTGCGTTCCTGGCGTTCGCGCAAACCGACATCAAGCGTCTGATCGCCTTCTCGTCCGTTTCCCACATGGGCTTCGTACTGATCGGCATCTACTCCGGCAGCCAACTGGCGCTGCAGGGCGCGGTGATTCAGATGCTGGCGCACGGTCTGTCGGCCGCGGCACTCTTTATCCTCAGCGGTCAGTTGTACGAACGCACCCACACCCGCGACATGCGTGAAATGGGTGGCCTGTGGTCGAAGATCGCCTACCTGCCGGCCATCAGCCTGTTCTTTGCAGCGGCGTCCCTGGGCTTGCCGGGTACCGGTAACTTCGTCGGCGAGTTCCTGATCCTGATCGGCACCTTCGCCAGCGCTCCATGGGTCACCGTGATCGCGACGTCCGGCCTGGTGTTCGGTTCGGTCTACTCGCTGATCATGATCCACCGTGCCTACTTCGGTCCGTCCAAATCGGACGCGGTCCTGCAGGGCATGGATGCTCGCGAACTGATCATGGTGGTCGGTCTGGCAGCGCTGCTGGTCTACATCGGCGTCTACCCGCAACCGTTCCTCGACACCTCTGCCGCGACGATGCATGGCGTGCAGCAGTGGCTCGGCACCGCCTTCACTCAACTCGCTTCGGCACGGTAA
- the nuoL gene encoding NADH-quinone oxidoreductase subunit L produces the protein MNMIFLTFVFPLIGFLLLSFSRGRFSENLSALIGVGSIGLSAVVAAYVIWQFNVAPPEGGHFTLVLWQWMAVEGFKPDFALYIDGLSITMLGVVVGVGFLIHLFASWYMRGEDGYSRFFAYTNLFIASMLFLVLGDNLLFLYFGWEGVGLCSYLLIGFYYSNRNNGNAALKAFIVTRIGDVFMAIGLFILFAQLGTLNIQELLVLAPQKFQAGNFWMVLATLMLLGGAVGKSAQLPLQTWLADAMAGPTPVSALIHAATMVTAGVYLIARTHGLFTLAPEVLHLVGIVGGVTLVLAGFAALVQTDIKRILAYSTMSQIGYMFLALGVGAWDGAIFHLMTHAFFKALLFLASGAVIVACHHEQNIFKMGGLWKKLPLAYASFIVGGAALAALPLVTAGFYSKDEILWEAFASGNHGLLYAGLVGAFMTSLYTFRLIFITFHGEAKTEAHAGHGIAHWLPLSVLIVLSTFVGAMIVPPLHGVLPESVGHAGGEAKHSLELASGAIALAGILLAALLFLGKRRFVTAIANSGIGRFLSAWWFAAWGFDWIYDKLFVKPYLAISHILRKDPLDQTIGLIPRMAKGGHTALSRTETGQLRWYAASMAAGAVLVIGAVVLVAV, from the coding sequence ATGAACATGATCTTTCTGACTTTCGTATTTCCCCTGATCGGGTTTCTCCTGCTGTCGTTCTCCCGCGGACGCTTCTCGGAAAACCTCTCGGCACTGATCGGCGTCGGCTCCATCGGCCTGTCCGCAGTGGTCGCGGCCTACGTGATCTGGCAATTCAATGTCGCGCCACCCGAGGGTGGTCACTTCACCCTGGTGCTGTGGCAATGGATGGCGGTCGAAGGCTTCAAGCCTGACTTCGCCCTGTACATCGACGGCCTGTCGATCACCATGCTCGGCGTGGTGGTGGGCGTCGGCTTCCTGATCCACCTGTTCGCGTCCTGGTACATGCGCGGTGAAGACGGCTACTCGCGCTTCTTCGCCTACACCAACCTGTTTATCGCCAGCATGCTGTTCCTGGTACTGGGCGATAACCTGTTGTTCCTGTACTTCGGCTGGGAAGGCGTGGGCCTGTGCTCGTACCTGTTGATCGGTTTCTACTACAGCAACCGCAACAACGGTAACGCGGCACTCAAGGCCTTCATCGTGACCCGTATCGGTGACGTGTTCATGGCCATCGGCCTGTTCATCCTGTTCGCTCAACTGGGCACGCTGAACATCCAGGAACTGCTGGTGCTGGCACCGCAGAAGTTCCAGGCCGGCAACTTCTGGATGGTCCTGGCTACCCTGATGCTGCTGGGTGGCGCTGTCGGTAAATCCGCGCAACTGCCGCTGCAAACCTGGCTGGCGGACGCGATGGCCGGTCCGACTCCGGTTTCGGCACTGATCCACGCCGCGACCATGGTGACCGCCGGTGTCTACCTGATCGCCCGTACTCACGGCCTGTTCACCCTGGCGCCGGAAGTCCTGCACCTGGTGGGCATCGTCGGTGGCGTGACCCTGGTGCTTGCAGGTTTCGCCGCACTGGTACAGACCGACATCAAGCGTATCCTCGCCTACTCGACCATGAGCCAGATCGGCTACATGTTCCTGGCCCTGGGCGTCGGCGCCTGGGATGGCGCGATCTTCCACCTGATGACCCACGCCTTCTTCAAGGCCCTGCTGTTCCTTGCCTCCGGTGCGGTGATCGTTGCCTGCCACCACGAGCAGAACATCTTCAAGATGGGTGGCCTGTGGAAGAAACTGCCTCTGGCCTACGCCAGCTTCATCGTTGGCGGCGCGGCCCTGGCGGCCCTGCCACTGGTGACTGCGGGCTTCTACTCCAAGGACGAAATCCTCTGGGAAGCGTTCGCCAGCGGCAACCACGGTCTGCTTTACGCCGGTCTGGTCGGCGCGTTCATGACCTCGCTGTACACCTTCCGCCTGATCTTCATCACGTTCCACGGTGAAGCGAAGACCGAAGCCCACGCCGGTCACGGCATTGCTCACTGGCTGCCGCTGTCGGTGCTGATCGTCCTGTCGACTTTCGTCGGCGCGATGATCGTTCCACCGTTGCACGGCGTGCTGCCGGAAAGCGTCGGCCATGCCGGTGGCGAAGCCAAGCACAGTCTGGAACTCGCTTCGGGCGCCATCGCCCTGGCCGGTATCCTGCTGGCCGCGCTGCTGTTCCTCGGCAAGCGTCGCTTCGTGACCGCCATCGCCAACAGCGGCATCGGCCGTTTCCTGTCGGCCTGGTGGTTCGCTGCCTGGGGCTTCGACTGGATCTACGACAAACTGTTCGTCAAGCCTTACCTGGCGATCAGCCACATCCTGCGCAAAGACCCGCTCGACCAGACCATCGGTCTGATCCCGCGCATGGCCAAAGGCGGTCACACCGCCCTGAGCCGTACCGAGACCGGTCAACTGCGTTGGTATGCCGCCTCGATGGCTGCTGGTGCCGTGCTGGTAATTGGCGCCGTCGTGCTGGTAGCGGTCTGA